The Streptococcus iniae genome contains the following window.
ACTCGAAATGCAGCTAGATATCCTAAAGCAAGCGGCAGTGATTATGGCACGAAAAGAGAAGTAATCACTGCTAATAAGGATAAATATAGCATTTCAGCTATGTGTCGTTGGTTGAACATTCCTCGTTCTAGCTATTACTACAAGACTGTTAAACCAGTCTCTGAAGCGGAACTTGAAGAAAATATCAAAGCTATTTTTCTCGAAAGTAAGGCCAGATACGGTGCTAGGAAAATCAAGAAATGTTTGGAAAATGAAGGTATCCAGCGGTCTCGTCGTCGGATTCGTCGCATCATGCACAGACTCAACTTAGTATCTGTTTATCAGAAAGCAGTCTTCAAGCCACATTCAAAAGGTAAGAATGAGGTAGCTATTCCTAATCACTTAGCCAGACAATTTCATCAAGAAAAGCCTCTAAAAGCTTTAGTGACAGACTTAACCTACGTTCGTGTCGGTAATGGCTGGGCTTATGTTTGTTTCATTATGGACCTCTACAACCGTGAAATCATTGGCTTATCGGTTGGTTGGCACAAGACAGCAGAGCTGGTGAAACAAGCGATTCAGAGTATTCCTTACGCTCTGACCAAGGTCAAGATATTCCATTCGGACAGAGGAAAAGAGTTCGACAATGCCTTGATAGATGATGTGCTTACAGCCTTTGATATCAAACGCTCACTTAGTC
Protein-coding sequences here:
- a CDS encoding IS3 family transposase (programmed frameshift); its protein translation is MSRKIRRHFTDDFKQQIVDLHHAGMKRSELIKEYELTPSTFDKWVRQAKTTGSFKTIDNLTDEQRELIELRKRNKELEMQLDILKQAAVIMAPKREVITANKDKYSISAMCRWLNIPRSSYYYKTVKPVSEAELEENIKAIFLESKARYGARKIKKCLENEGIQRSRRRIRRIMHRLNLVSVYQKAVFKPHSKGKNEVAIPNHLARQFHQEKPLKALVTDLTYVRVGNGWAYVCFIMDLYNREIIGLSVGWHKTAELVKQAIQSIPYALTKVKIFHSDRGKEFDNALIDDVLTAFDIKRSLSQAGCPYDNAVAESTYRAFKIEFVHQETFQTLEELALKTKDYVHWWNHHRIHGSLNYQTPMTKRLTV